In one Nicotiana tomentosiformis chromosome 6, ASM39032v3, whole genome shotgun sequence genomic region, the following are encoded:
- the LOC138894111 gene encoding uncharacterized protein: MVQQIKDFIVEREHCYTLISRLEEDIQQLQEQNHTATQVLEARSQQIGRLLQEKGVIRMRIKEIVDYVAMKCHECEDMTRSMFFASVMSFVRQVMADLEYLQEEIERVMRNPEQEQMARKMKSLEQSLKNLQCLSGQKSVSYPNLCMFPHVHLPVGFKTPKFEKYDGHGDSIAHLKRYCNQLRGAGEKEELLMAYFRESLTGIASEWYIDQDISHCHIWDDLARDFIRQFQYNVDIAPDRNYLTNFKKKTAESFCEYAIKWREQAARVKPPMDETEMVNVFLQAQEADYFQNMMSAIGKPFAEAIKIGEMVENGLKTGRIISQFALRATSQAIQNGSRGLANRKKREEGAMMASALKAIIAIANSEARPKAAAKQAINEKKITPTPQVAEKRKVTLNVPKGTYVVRGAVISPRLTEPVVISRAPQSPIRDPTAVPWNYSKIVVTYKGKEIMGEANKMNQPRKYHNPEEQKKLKLSKGKRFPPKKPVLLKTLNEAYIPVETSVEQLERMDERFFKVNRISFSRDDFPQEGAAHNKTLHLTVKCEGYYMKRVMLDGRSRVNIFPLSTPQRMEIRTERIRSNNVCVCAFDGVKRDTIREIDLILTIGPVDFEVTFQVLYMDTSYNFLLGRPWIHATGVVPSTLHQMVKFKHENQEIIVHGEDEQSIYRELSVPCLEAREGGEHIVYKDFEIVVTDQCEEGLPFPQPCLSNVSVMVATEMIKHGYKPGKGLGVSPQVIIEHVTSTATEKFFGVGFRATEADRKWADERKKNGWVLPQPVPHLAKSFVEPKYIEEEEEEEAFMAEEIKDICEAMK; encoded by the exons TCGTTGATTACGTCGcaatgaaatgccatgaatgcGAAGACATGACCAGGTCCATGTTCTTTGCTTCTGTGATGTCTTTTGTCCGTCAGGTGATGGCTGATTTAGAGTACCTTCAAGAAGAGATT GAAAGAGTCATGAGAAACCCCGAGCAAGAACAGATGGCTCGGAAGATGAAAAGCCTCGAACAAAGTCTGAAGAACTTGCAATGCCTGAGTGGCCAAAAGAGTGTCTCCTACCCTAATCTGTGCATGTTTCCTCATGTTCATTTGCCCGTTGGCTTTAAAACACCAAAATTTGAAAAGTACGATGGGCACGGAGACTCGATCGCTCATTTGAAAAGATATTGCAATCAGCTGAGAGGGGCGGGTGAAAAAGAAGAACTTTTGATGGCCTATTTCAGGGAGAGCTTGACGGGAATTGCGTCGGAATGGTACATAGACCAGGACATCTCCCATTGTCATATATGGGATGACTTGGCCCGAGATTTCATCAGGCAATTTCAATACAATGTTGATATAGCTCCAGATAGGAATTATCTGACCAATTTCAAGAAGAAAACCGCGGAAAGCTTCTGTGAATACGCTATCAAGTGGCGTGAGCAAGCAGCCAGAGTGAAACCGCCTATGGATGAGACAGAAATGGTCAATGTTTTCTTACAGGCCCAAGAGgccgattactttcagaacatgatgtctgccATAGGCAAACCTTTTGCAGAGGCCATAAAAATCGgagaaatggtagaaaatggcCTAAAAACTGGCCGAATCATAAGTCAATTTGCTTTGAGAGCCACCTCCCAAGCCATCCAGAACGGCTCGAGAGGTTtagcaaatagaaagaagagggaagaaggagccatgatggcttcag CTTTGAAAGCTATCATAGCCATTGCCAATTCAGAGGCAAGACCTAAAGCGGCGGCAAAACAAGCCATAAATGAGAAGAAAATCACTCCAACTCCTCAAGTTGCAGAAAAA AGGAAAGTCACGCTAAATGTGCCAAAAGGGACTTATGTGGTGCGGGGGGCGGTAATTTCACCAAGGCTCACTGAGCCCGTGGTTATCAGCCGCGCACCACAGAGCCCTATAAGAGACCCCACTGCAGTCCCCTGGAATTATAGCAAAATAGTGGTTACTTACAAGGGGAAAGAGATTATGGGAGAGGCAAACAAAATGAACCAACCTAGGAAGTACCACAACCCAGAAGAGCAAAAGAAGTTAAAATTGAGCAAGGGTAAACGGTTTCCGCCCAAGAAGCCT GTACTCCTGAAAACATTGAACGAGGCATATATCCCGGTTGAAACTTCAGTTGAACAACTGGAGAGAATGGATGAACGATTCTTCAAAGTTAATAGGATTTCCTTCAGCCGTGATGATTTTCCTCAAGAGGGAGCCGCCCACAACAAAACCCTTCACTTAACTGTCAAATGCGAAGGTTATTATATGAAAAGAGTCATGCTAGATGGCAGGTCTAGGGTCAATATTTTCCCTCTCTCAACGCCCCAGAGGATGGAAATTAGAACAGAAAGAATTCGATCAAACAATGTCTGTGTGTGCGCTTTTGATGGTGTCAAGCGAGACACAATAAGggaaattgatttgattttgaccaTTGGCCCTGTGGATTTCGAAGTAACTTTCCAGGTTCTGTACATGGATACTTCATATAATTTTCtcctaggaagaccatggattcacgcTACAGGAGTTGTGCCCTCCACTCttcatcaaatggtcaaatttaAGCATGAAAACCAAGAAATTATTGTCCACGGGGAGGATGAACAGTCCATTTACAGGGAGCTTTCAGTCCCATGTCTCGAAGCTAGAGAAGGAGGTGAGCACATTGTCTACAAAGACTTCGAAATTGTGGTCACCGACCAATGCGAAGAAGGGCTCCCGTTCCCTCAACCTTGCTTATCTAATGTTTCGGTCATGGTCGCCACTGAAATGATTAAACATGGGTACAAGCCTGGAAAGGGGCTCGGGGTATCTCCACAAGTCATCATAGAGCACGTTACTTCAACCGCCACTGAGAAGTTCTTCGGCGTAGGTTTCCGAGCTACAGAGGCTGATAGAAAATGGGCTGATGAGCGCAAGAAAAATGGGTGGGTCTTGCCTCAGCCCGTTCCGCATCTCGCCAAGTCATTTGTTGAGCCCAAAtatatagaagaagaagaagaagaagaggccttCATGGCCGAAGAGATTAAGGATATTTGTGAAGCCATGAAATAA